In Fibrobacter sp. UWB15, one genomic interval encodes:
- the miaA gene encoding tRNA (adenosine(37)-N6)-dimethylallyltransferase MiaA, with the protein MPILFALVGATGIGKSELSLRLAESFDAEIIGVDSRQVYKGFSIGTAQPDEASLKRVKHHLVDFLPPTETFSAGEFCRQVKNLTAENPDKKYILVGGTGLYLQSLMLGLPKIPAVPEGVRRELEEFAQIQGADNLYKMAMEMDPELVQSVESNNVQRLIRIVEVFKATGRKLSEFQKEREGGIGTVPVFWLQRERDVLYKRIDSRVNQMIKDGWVEEARELSKVVPLSAPAWQSLGYRELLQAQSASEMEKIVAEVKKKTRNYAKRQLTWFRGQMNCTSIDMENGPFEAILSNISKNA; encoded by the coding sequence ATGCCTATTTTATTTGCCTTGGTCGGTGCGACCGGAATCGGAAAATCGGAATTGTCCCTGCGGCTTGCGGAATCGTTTGATGCCGAAATCATTGGTGTCGATTCCAGGCAGGTGTACAAAGGCTTTTCCATAGGCACGGCGCAGCCGGACGAGGCTAGCCTTAAGCGCGTCAAGCATCACCTGGTTGATTTTTTGCCTCCTACCGAAACATTTTCGGCGGGGGAATTCTGCCGTCAGGTTAAAAACTTGACGGCCGAAAATCCCGACAAGAAATACATCTTGGTCGGCGGAACAGGGCTTTATTTGCAAAGTCTGATGCTTGGACTTCCCAAGATTCCTGCGGTGCCTGAAGGTGTGCGTCGTGAGTTGGAAGAGTTTGCGCAAATCCAAGGTGCTGATAATTTGTATAAAATGGCGATGGAAATGGACCCGGAGCTTGTGCAAAGCGTTGAATCGAATAACGTTCAGCGCCTGATTCGTATCGTTGAGGTGTTCAAGGCGACGGGTCGCAAACTTTCGGAATTCCAGAAGGAACGTGAAGGCGGAATTGGGACGGTGCCTGTTTTTTGGTTGCAGCGAGAAAGGGATGTTTTGTACAAACGAATCGATTCCCGCGTCAACCAGATGATTAAAGACGGCTGGGTCGAAGAAGCCCGGGAACTTTCTAAAGTGGTGCCGCTTAGCGCTCCGGCATGGCAAAGTTTGGGCTATCGCGAGCTCTTGCAGGCGCAAAGTGCCTCCGAAATGGAGAAAATTGTCGCAGAAGTCAAGAAAAAGACCCGCAATTACGCCAAAAGACAGCTCACCTGGTTCCGCGGCCAGATGAACTGTACTTCTATTGATATGGAAAATGGCCCTTTTGAGGCGATTTTGTCCAATATTTCAAAAAACGCTTAA
- a CDS encoding divergent polysaccharide deacetylase family protein, which produces MGKMKHVVAIIIVLAVLIGGFVYLLPKLSELPLLNGIKGIGQTTKDTTDIQAPAQDTLSFEEKMKLALDPLEVSYSKRKKRHIWTMGGGETVITYLLQMQRFVKKAGGKVLYMEELYNNNEVFQAARVDLLKDNGDSLNIEIQVSRNEFKLGASLLAVAFQVTQLTPELVTALRKLEYPYDLLIPPFGLSDDEYRYLDKIYNRNITLWLTLESTKLNKAHNKLRPLRIHHTEEQIEAVIGDAHAKFPEARGIVSRYGEQAVEHRQLLQAILKPAKDHKLWFMDISANKRSIVSQTCRELGMTCKDAVAYNPENSSLDDYTKAKIREAKRNGLAVMILPLNATSINKLSDLQEKVKSQGTTLINLSTFMKK; this is translated from the coding sequence ATGGGAAAAATGAAACACGTTGTCGCCATAATAATCGTTTTGGCAGTCTTAATCGGAGGCTTCGTCTATCTACTGCCCAAGCTTTCCGAGTTGCCGTTACTCAACGGCATCAAGGGTATCGGACAAACGACTAAAGACACGACCGACATTCAAGCTCCGGCACAAGATACGCTCTCCTTTGAAGAAAAAATGAAACTGGCTCTAGATCCATTGGAGGTCAGCTATTCCAAGCGCAAAAAGCGCCACATCTGGACCATGGGCGGTGGAGAAACCGTCATCACCTATCTTTTACAGATGCAGCGCTTTGTGAAAAAGGCGGGCGGAAAAGTCCTTTATATGGAAGAACTCTACAACAACAACGAAGTCTTCCAGGCCGCTAGAGTAGACTTACTCAAGGACAACGGCGATTCACTGAATATCGAAATTCAGGTTTCCCGCAACGAGTTCAAGTTGGGGGCGTCTTTACTGGCAGTCGCGTTCCAAGTCACCCAACTGACCCCCGAGTTAGTAACGGCCCTAAGGAAGTTGGAATATCCCTACGACTTACTGATTCCGCCTTTTGGCCTAAGCGATGACGAATACCGCTATTTGGATAAAATCTACAACAGGAACATCACGCTTTGGCTCACGCTTGAATCCACCAAGTTGAACAAGGCTCACAACAAATTAAGACCCTTGCGCATACACCATACCGAAGAACAAATCGAAGCCGTGATTGGCGATGCCCACGCCAAATTCCCTGAAGCACGCGGCATTGTTTCGCGCTATGGCGAACAGGCCGTAGAACACCGTCAGCTGTTGCAAGCTATTTTGAAACCCGCCAAAGACCATAAGCTTTGGTTTATGGACATTTCTGCAAACAAGCGTTCTATCGTTTCGCAGACTTGTAGAGAACTCGGCATGACCTGCAAAGACGCCGTAGCCTACAACCCCGAAAACAGTTCCCTCGACGATTACACCAAGGCAAAAATCAGGGAAGCCAAGCGCAACGGGCTTGCCGTCATGATACTTCCCCTCAACGCAACTTCAATCAACAAATTAAGCGATTTGCAGGAAAAAGTAAAGAGCCAGGGTACCACGCTCATAAATTTATCTACCTTTATGAAGAAATGA
- a CDS encoding pyridoxine 5'-phosphate synthase, which yields MTVKLGFNVDHIATIREARKICEPDPIAAAVLAELAGAAGITMHLREDKQHIQDRDVQLLRRTVTTKMNLEISPVQEMVQVAINNQPDTVTLVPETHTELSTEDGLNVAAKAGDLIKPIMTLKNNDISVGVFIDAETEQVKAAKKIGADFVEFNTGKYATSCTLGSAEEVEREISALEDMTVLARKYGLKVKAGRGLNYRNAAAIAAIEGIDEIIVGHSIVSKAVMVGIDRAVRDMVDLIKG from the coding sequence ATGACCGTAAAACTTGGATTTAACGTTGACCATATCGCCACCATCCGTGAAGCTCGCAAGATTTGCGAACCGGATCCGATTGCCGCTGCCGTACTTGCAGAACTTGCAGGCGCCGCAGGCATTACGATGCACTTACGCGAAGACAAGCAACACATCCAAGACCGCGACGTACAGTTGTTGCGTAGAACGGTCACCACCAAGATGAACTTGGAAATCAGCCCTGTCCAGGAAATGGTCCAGGTAGCAATTAACAACCAACCCGACACCGTGACTCTGGTTCCCGAGACTCATACGGAACTTTCCACCGAAGACGGTCTGAATGTGGCAGCCAAGGCGGGCGACCTCATCAAGCCGATTATGACCCTCAAGAACAACGACATTTCGGTAGGCGTGTTCATTGACGCCGAAACCGAACAGGTCAAGGCAGCCAAGAAGATTGGTGCCGACTTTGTCGAGTTCAATACCGGCAAGTACGCCACCAGTTGCACTCTCGGAAGCGCCGAAGAAGTAGAGCGCGAAATTTCAGCCCTCGAAGACATGACGGTGCTCGCCCGCAAGTACGGACTCAAGGTGAAGGCCGGGCGTGGCCTCAACTACCGCAACGCAGCGGCTATCGCAGCAATCGAAGGCATCGATGAAATCATTGTCGGCCACAGCATCGTAAGCAAGGCCGTCATGGTAGGCATCGACCGCGCCGTGCGCGACATGGTAGACTTGATTAAAGGCTAA
- a CDS encoding prepilin-type N-terminal cleavage/methylation domain-containing protein codes for MNRGFTLVEVLVVIVILGILSAIGIPKVFGQIAKAKASEIPIAAGSYIKLQDAHIAHKNKIGTWTSIGFIAPGGGTTNNFQYSGCISDDMDLESNESIIGFKASNLTNLNECPAGNVWAVSMTPTGSHVDYQQILSNASCQPLTVSWAVGEITACSAAATNTNTNNGKGQKQD; via the coding sequence ATGAATCGCGGCTTTACGCTCGTTGAAGTTTTGGTTGTCATTGTCATTCTTGGCATATTGTCGGCCATCGGCATTCCGAAAGTTTTCGGACAAATTGCAAAAGCCAAGGCTAGCGAAATACCTATTGCCGCTGGGTCTTACATTAAGCTCCAGGACGCACACATCGCCCACAAAAATAAAATTGGAACTTGGACCAGCATCGGTTTTATAGCTCCGGGTGGCGGTACAACCAACAACTTTCAATATTCCGGATGCATATCAGACGACATGGATTTGGAATCCAACGAAAGCATCATCGGATTCAAGGCTTCAAACCTCACGAACTTGAACGAATGTCCTGCCGGAAACGTTTGGGCAGTCTCGATGACGCCTACAGGAAGTCACGTTGACTACCAACAGATTCTTTCGAATGCATCTTGTCAGCCCCTAACTGTTTCATGGGCCGTAGGTGAAATTACCGCTTGCAGCGCCGCCGCAACAAACACCAACACCAATAACGGTAAAGGACAGAAACAAGACTAA
- the truA gene encoding tRNA pseudouridine(38-40) synthase TruA, protein MRYRFRCEYLGSAFYGWQAQNEGGKTKFVTVQSALEEAFAVALRVPVRITGSGRTDTGVHARGQCVHFDYDGEIDCGKLVRSINGLTQRLIRIRDLEPCAADFHSRYDALNRYYQYTIYTRPVALLRDFGWECGSLNLDLDAMAKEAESFLGHHDFIDFCIPRNDGKPTDCILTEFRLERLNDWSCMFHIKGNRFLHRQVRAMVGTLFDVGRGKLPLGTVQTIFEKKFKGERTWAPPQGLVLQNVEYKDY, encoded by the coding sequence ATGCGTTATCGATTCCGCTGTGAATACCTGGGGTCGGCTTTTTATGGCTGGCAAGCCCAGAACGAAGGCGGAAAGACCAAATTCGTTACAGTTCAGTCTGCTCTCGAAGAGGCTTTTGCGGTTGCACTGCGTGTGCCGGTGCGTATTACCGGGTCCGGCCGTACCGATACAGGAGTGCATGCCCGTGGCCAGTGTGTGCATTTTGATTATGACGGTGAAATTGATTGCGGAAAGTTGGTCCGTTCAATCAACGGTCTTACTCAAAGACTTATTCGTATTCGCGATCTTGAACCCTGTGCGGCCGATTTCCATTCGCGTTACGACGCCTTGAACCGGTATTACCAGTATACCATTTATACTCGTCCCGTGGCCTTGTTGCGCGACTTTGGCTGGGAGTGCGGTTCTTTGAATCTCGATCTAGATGCTATGGCCAAGGAGGCGGAATCCTTCTTGGGACATCATGACTTTATTGATTTCTGTATTCCCCGAAACGACGGCAAGCCGACGGACTGTATCCTTACGGAATTCAGGCTAGAACGCCTGAACGACTGGAGTTGCATGTTCCATATCAAGGGAAACCGTTTCTTGCACCGCCAGGTGCGAGCCATGGTGGGGACCTTGTTTGATGTGGGCCGCGGCAAGCTTCCTCTTGGAACGGTGCAGACTATTTTCGAGAAAAAATTCAAGGGCGAACGCACGTGGGCGCCGCCCCAAGGACTTGTACTTCAGAATGTGGAGTATAAGGACTATTAG
- a CDS encoding GGDEF domain-containing protein, with amino-acid sequence MSMLTYFFWLVTFVAGVVVAFFVPETTVPVGGKFVFIGAWGAVLGLVLYNVCKRKLDIAEEDFNEALYSIKDSKLSMTSELPATIPDPLAAQPEPEDMPLPTGAISSKEALAKKVDEICVKFPLDAWKKYTRCLLKDRPVPEVIKALEQVLPQLFPNASGILYMYAGTQTDLHKVLSFGETVISDDVIRPVECASFDAGDIVITDYSNPSVNGGCTHLHLHPHGVSFCAPIEGSEEHFGIFSLQTDVLPDNESMDDWHAKVSAVATTLGLYVANQNLSARYRQHSIRDSLTGLFNRRYMEESLVREVSAATRHRSPIGLIMLYPDAVSQIQDQRGRHAVEQLLWELGQRLPGYVRNEDIPCRYEGEVFCVILPGADLKITRDRAERIRHEISQLKIAYGETILETTLSIGVAVMPVHAGDARGLLMAAGESMQMAIQSGANRVILADALGKKH; translated from the coding sequence ATGAGCATGCTAACATATTTCTTTTGGTTGGTTACGTTTGTCGCGGGTGTCGTCGTCGCATTCTTTGTGCCCGAAACGACGGTTCCCGTTGGAGGCAAGTTCGTCTTTATCGGGGCTTGGGGCGCAGTCCTTGGTCTGGTTCTCTACAATGTGTGCAAGCGAAAACTTGACATTGCCGAAGAAGACTTTAACGAAGCTCTTTACTCCATCAAGGATTCCAAGTTGTCCATGACTTCGGAACTTCCGGCGACAATTCCCGATCCCCTTGCCGCACAGCCTGAACCTGAAGACATGCCTCTCCCGACGGGAGCAATATCTTCCAAGGAAGCTCTAGCCAAAAAAGTTGACGAAATTTGTGTCAAGTTCCCGTTGGATGCCTGGAAAAAGTATACGCGCTGTCTCTTGAAGGACCGTCCTGTTCCCGAGGTAATCAAGGCCCTTGAACAGGTACTTCCGCAGCTGTTCCCCAACGCTTCTGGAATTTTGTACATGTATGCCGGAACCCAGACGGACCTGCACAAGGTGCTCTCTTTTGGTGAAACGGTCATTAGCGACGATGTCATCCGCCCGGTGGAATGTGCCAGTTTTGATGCCGGTGACATTGTCATTACGGATTATTCGAATCCGAGCGTGAATGGTGGCTGTACTCATTTACACCTTCATCCCCATGGAGTCTCTTTCTGCGCTCCTATTGAAGGTAGCGAAGAACATTTCGGTATTTTCTCTTTGCAGACCGATGTTTTGCCCGATAACGAGTCTATGGATGACTGGCATGCCAAGGTGAGCGCCGTGGCTACTACGCTAGGACTTTATGTCGCCAACCAGAACCTGAGCGCTCGCTATAGACAGCACAGCATTCGTGATAGCCTGACGGGGCTTTTCAATCGCCGCTACATGGAAGAATCCCTGGTTCGTGAAGTGTCGGCTGCGACCAGACATCGTTCGCCTATCGGTCTGATTATGCTTTATCCGGATGCCGTGAGCCAGATTCAGGATCAGCGTGGCCGCCATGCGGTGGAACAGCTCCTGTGGGAACTGGGACAGCGTCTGCCGGGCTACGTTCGCAACGAAGACATCCCGTGCCGCTACGAGGGCGAAGTGTTCTGCGTGATTCTGCCGGGTGCCGACCTCAAGATTACGAGGGACCGCGCAGAACGTATCCGTCATGAGATTTCCCAGCTCAAGATTGCCTACGGCGAGACGATTCTCGAAACCACCCTCAGCATTGGCGTTGCCGTAATGCCTGTCCATGCAGGCGATGCCCGTGGTTTGCTGATGGCCGCCGGCGAATCCATGCAGATGGCAATCCAATCCGGAGCAAACCGCGTGATTCTCGCCGATGCTTTAGGCAAAAAGCATTAG
- a CDS encoding TIGR03960 family B12-binding radical SAM protein gives MTILEKIALALPAVESPARYMGGEANSVVKDHSQMLCNMAFVFPDKYEIGMSNNGIRILYHVINREPDLLCEVSFAPWEDMAKEMEKYDIPLYSYASYTPVRDFEVVGMTLQTELNFTNVPYVLDIARIPVWQKDRKEEDPIIVAGGPAMANPEPVADFFDAFMIGDGEDMIVKFLRCVGEGRKAKLPRAKILENLSEIDGVYVPSLRPVITNEFGDIVPAEPAKGSYQNTNGVRRQFIPVMDPKNYPIKNLIANMQLVHNRFSVEVMRGCAQSCRFCQAGIWYRPCRELDPDDVLDIAKAGIKATGERELGLLSLSTADYKPVEGLTDSIIDDPFFDTVDVSLPSIRVNAFGETLAQKISALKGGRSATFAPETGSERIRKMINKTISDQDMYNAAEHAFSSGFNKIKLYTMIGFPTENEQDMEAFCNLIENLVKIGRKYLRGCQIAVSMGILIPKSFTGLQWAPFMDKETALKHIRYVRERFFRHPNVKVNWAGWETSFLEAIYSRGDRRLGPVIYAAYKKGIIFESDSYRFDFEKWQQVWEECNYDTSWVYRTREKDEVFPWDFIHAGTSKQYLRGEWEKAFKEDSAPVPNCKWGDCQKCGIPGFGAEIKLADDPVRHKAPSRTPEEIKKLVAERRPTQKSCHSYKITFKKTGLSRFLPHQNMLSFFERTFLCAGIPIKFSEGFSPKPRISNMGALPLGLETYCEVISVDLLQPLDISKENLPKIMAELSRPFPRGMEIVNIEPLKEKLSKHMPTAMIYSFTPEQMPEGIMEKFEKKTLPVVLNHRGQEINLNEHLLGIQIAGGAIITKVKCNNMGTTVSPFNIYAALMGVEFDPKKLDESSRRYLIKKIAMEF, from the coding sequence ATGACCATCCTCGAAAAAATAGCTCTTGCCCTCCCCGCCGTCGAAAGTCCTGCTAGATACATGGGCGGCGAAGCCAACAGTGTCGTCAAAGACCACAGCCAGATGCTTTGCAACATGGCCTTCGTGTTCCCCGACAAGTACGAAATCGGCATGAGTAATAACGGAATCCGCATTCTGTACCATGTGATCAACCGTGAGCCGGACTTGCTGTGCGAAGTCTCTTTTGCCCCGTGGGAAGACATGGCGAAAGAAATGGAAAAATACGATATTCCGCTGTACAGCTACGCAAGCTACACGCCGGTACGCGATTTCGAGGTGGTGGGCATGACGCTCCAGACGGAGCTCAATTTTACGAACGTCCCCTACGTACTTGACATCGCCCGCATTCCCGTGTGGCAGAAAGACCGCAAGGAAGAAGACCCGATTATTGTGGCTGGCGGCCCCGCCATGGCAAACCCCGAACCGGTTGCCGACTTCTTTGACGCCTTCATGATCGGCGATGGTGAAGACATGATTGTGAAGTTTTTGCGTTGCGTTGGCGAAGGCCGAAAGGCGAAACTCCCCCGCGCAAAGATTCTAGAGAATTTGTCTGAAATCGACGGCGTGTACGTACCGAGCCTACGTCCCGTCATCACCAACGAATTTGGCGACATCGTTCCGGCTGAACCCGCCAAGGGCAGCTACCAGAATACCAACGGCGTTCGCAGGCAGTTCATTCCGGTGATGGACCCGAAGAACTACCCCATCAAGAACCTGATTGCAAACATGCAGTTGGTGCATAACCGATTCAGCGTAGAAGTCATGCGCGGTTGCGCCCAGAGTTGTAGGTTCTGCCAGGCAGGAATCTGGTACAGACCTTGCCGCGAGCTCGACCCCGATGATGTTTTGGATATCGCCAAGGCTGGCATCAAGGCGACCGGCGAACGCGAACTGGGACTCCTTTCGCTCTCCACCGCCGACTACAAGCCCGTGGAAGGTCTCACCGACTCCATTATCGATGACCCGTTCTTCGACACCGTGGACGTGAGCCTCCCGAGTATCCGCGTGAATGCCTTCGGTGAAACGCTCGCCCAGAAGATTTCAGCCCTCAAGGGCGGCCGCAGCGCGACCTTCGCTCCCGAAACAGGCTCCGAACGAATCCGCAAGATGATTAACAAGACCATCAGCGACCAGGACATGTACAACGCCGCCGAGCACGCCTTCAGTAGCGGATTCAACAAAATTAAGTTGTACACAATGATCGGTTTCCCGACAGAAAATGAGCAGGACATGGAAGCGTTCTGCAACCTAATCGAGAACCTCGTGAAAATCGGTCGCAAGTACCTGCGCGGATGCCAGATAGCCGTAAGCATGGGCATTCTGATTCCGAAGTCGTTTACGGGCCTGCAATGGGCGCCCTTCATGGACAAGGAAACCGCCCTCAAGCACATCCGTTATGTGCGCGAACGCTTCTTCCGTCACCCGAACGTGAAGGTCAACTGGGCCGGCTGGGAAACGAGTTTCCTCGAAGCCATTTACAGCCGCGGCGACCGCAGACTCGGTCCCGTGATTTATGCCGCCTACAAGAAGGGAATCATTTTCGAAAGCGACTCCTACCGTTTTGACTTCGAAAAATGGCAGCAAGTCTGGGAAGAATGCAACTACGACACCAGCTGGGTGTACCGCACGCGAGAAAAAGACGAAGTATTTCCCTGGGATTTCATTCACGCAGGAACCAGCAAGCAGTACCTGCGTGGCGAATGGGAAAAGGCCTTCAAGGAAGATTCCGCCCCGGTGCCGAACTGCAAATGGGGCGACTGCCAGAAATGCGGCATCCCCGGCTTTGGCGCTGAAATCAAACTCGCGGACGACCCGGTGCGCCACAAGGCCCCGAGCCGTACGCCCGAAGAAATCAAGAAACTTGTCGCCGAACGCCGCCCCACGCAAAAGAGCTGTCACAGCTACAAGATTACCTTCAAAAAAACTGGCCTCAGCCGATTCCTGCCGCACCAGAACATGCTCAGCTTCTTCGAGCGCACCTTCCTTTGCGCAGGAATCCCTATCAAGTTCAGCGAAGGCTTCAGCCCGAAGCCACGCATTTCGAACATGGGCGCACTCCCCTTGGGTCTTGAAACTTATTGCGAAGTCATCAGCGTTGATTTGCTGCAGCCGCTTGATATTTCCAAGGAAAACTTGCCGAAGATCATGGCCGAACTTTCGAGACCGTTCCCGCGCGGTATGGAAATCGTGAACATTGAGCCGCTCAAGGAAAAGCTGTCGAAGCACATGCCGACGGCGATGATTTATTCATTCACGCCCGAACAAATGCCCGAAGGCATCATGGAAAAGTTCGAAAAGAAGACGCTCCCCGTGGTATTAAATCACCGCGGCCAGGAAATCAATTTGAACGAACACTTGCTCGGAATCCAGATTGCAGGCGGCGCCATCATCACCAAGGTGAAATGCAATAACATGGGCACGACCGTGAGCCCGTTCAACATTTATGCAGCCTTGATGGGCGTGGAATTCGACCCGAAAAAACTTGACGAAAGCTCCCGCCGCTACCTCATCAAGAAAATCGCAATGGAATTTTAA
- a CDS encoding TIGR00730 family Rossman fold protein, with the protein MATKKAIKLTPGKMIYHNLEFIDSDVGRPIRILSEFMGPYQIFAQEGIKNTIVFFGSARILPMAELKKRQKSCKNKTELARLKRLEAVAEYYDAARELGAKLGRWANKQHDHGFAVMTGGGPGIMEAGNRGANDVGTSSIGLNIKLPFEQHPNPYIDDDLNLQFRYFFIRKYWFMKMARALVVFPGGFGTLDEMFELLTLIQTKKYGDKMPVVIYGSKYWNKVINWNYIADTGMIDKEDLKLFHFCDTVEDAYNVITTALEKTME; encoded by the coding sequence ATGGCAACGAAAAAGGCAATCAAACTGACCCCCGGCAAAATGATTTACCACAATCTGGAATTTATCGATAGCGATGTCGGGCGCCCGATCAGAATTCTTTCCGAATTCATGGGTCCTTACCAGATTTTTGCGCAAGAAGGTATCAAGAACACCATCGTGTTCTTCGGTTCCGCCCGCATACTCCCCATGGCCGAACTCAAGAAACGCCAAAAGAGCTGCAAAAACAAGACCGAACTTGCGCGACTCAAACGACTGGAAGCCGTCGCCGAATACTATGACGCCGCACGCGAACTGGGCGCAAAACTCGGCCGCTGGGCAAACAAGCAACACGACCACGGTTTTGCGGTGATGACCGGTGGCGGTCCGGGCATTATGGAAGCGGGCAACCGTGGCGCAAACGACGTAGGAACCTCTTCGATCGGTTTAAACATCAAGCTTCCCTTTGAGCAGCACCCGAACCCCTACATCGATGACGATCTGAACCTGCAATTCCGTTACTTCTTTATCCGTAAGTACTGGTTCATGAAGATGGCAAGAGCACTCGTCGTATTCCCAGGAGGCTTCGGAACGCTCGACGAAATGTTTGAACTCCTGACGCTGATTCAGACTAAAAAATACGGCGACAAGATGCCCGTCGTGATTTACGGCAGCAAATACTGGAACAAAGTCATCAACTGGAACTACATCGCCGACACAGGAATGATCGACAAGGAAGACCTCAAGTTGTTCCATTTCTGCGACACCGTTGAAGATGCTTACAATGTCATTACGACGGCACTCGAAAAAACGATGGAATAA